The genome window CTCCGCGGTCAATCCAGTTGGAAAGAGCATTAAACATGTGCTCACGGAGATTACTGTTCTGCCAGTTTAGTACAGCGGATTTTGGATTTCCTGAAACTAGTAGTAGAACTGTTTTTCTTAATGATGAAATTCAATACCTTTCTCATGAAGATAGAAGAGATTCTTGTGCTCTGTGAAAAAGTTGGAGTCTGCCGCCTTGCTGACCCAAGTATAGAACTGCGAATAGTTGGCATTTGGTGTCTTGCTTGCCGTCGCTGAGTTCAAGAACCATTCGTGTTCTAGTGAGGTGGTGGCAATAGGGAAACTTATTACAATATtcatttctgcaaaattttctgGCCTATGAAGTTATGTAAAGTTTACGATTACCTTTCTCATGAATCTTGTTGATAAGCTCATCAGCCTTCTGATTCACACCAATTTTTGGGTCCATTTGACTGAAACTTCTTACAGCCGTCTTCTCATCATCCGATATTAAGAACGGAGAAGGCCACACTGTTTGAACTCCGGACTTTCTCAATTGATCGAGTCGATTAATAAGTCCATCGACGTCTCCTACACCATCACCATCTGAATCCTGGAAGGACGGTACCCAGACGTGATAGGCTACGGCTGTCTGCCACCAGTTGGGCTTTGCGCGTAGGACGCAGGTTGGGGAGAAGCAGACCAGGAGAATTGCAACCGCGAAAAGAGCAAGCCAAATGAGCCAGAAGAGCACAAAAAGGAcggttctgaaaatattggattCTTGATTTCAAACACTAAAATCTCgcaacaacttttgaaaactttgaaggTTGTTTAGCTACTGTACTCCATACAAcgtacttttaattttttttttcaccacgTGTCTTCCATCCTTAAACGAAAATATTGGCGCAGAGCCAAGTAAATAACGAAGTAAATAACGAAGATCAATTGTTTGAGTTACTGATTAAGCACCCACTCAGTCGGCATggcttttattttttagtttaggTATGTGTTTAGTGTAGGAccattcaaaataaatgcgcacaattattttcatttctagTATTACAGGCGGCAGGCACAAAATGTATTCCCTTTCCTGCTTAATGCCTACTGCCAAAGTAACACTggcagaaaattcaagttataaaaaatcaattacctAATAAACTTCCAGCAAGGATCATTTCTAAACTGCTCCAACTCTTGTTCGCTCAACCCGATTTGATCAGTATTTTTAGGATTAGTGGGAGCCGGTGGTCGTTCCCAAGACTTTTGTGGAGGtgcttcttcttgttcttgtCGTTTTTCCTTCCGCATAATGTGTTCGGGCACTACGGGGTTTCCAGAGACCGCACTAATGTAGCTTTCAGTTTTGTTGCCACGGTCTACTTCGTAAAACCTGGAAATttattatcgaatttttacttaaattttatgattagttttttaactgaaaaatgcacTAGAAGTAAGAATAGAAGATTTGCGCATTCCTTAACTTGCTAGcaaaataataagaaaatgaagaaaaatgaatgggTATTTCGGCAGACTGCACAGCAGActgaatagaaaaattgaacctaAAGAACAAAGATGATTTGCagttttcttatcattttaattttctagaaaggACATTCCAAACGACCCAGATCATCCCATTTATCGCTTGTACTAACCTTGGTGTCTTGCCCTCGGGACCCGGCATTAGCCGGTCGGTGGCGTCCATTTTGACTGTCTGCAAAAAATGATAACGTTCAGTGAACTTGGGAACAAAGAACAATGATTAAAACAAGAAGGTTTTGAcggaatttcaggaaattgaaaaatgtaagtcacaggaaaaaaataattctagaAACTTTACTGCAAAAAGCCAAAGGTATAGGTGCGGCATAATTTTGGCCgcggagtttttttttcaaaaatgagttaAAATGGTATAAGCATAGATGCAAAAGTTTTGggtacaataaaaaaattaataatacgTTATTAAACTTTTTGTGTTTTCCTAAAGATATTCTTACTAAAAATTATGAAGGACACAAAATTTTAGCTAACCAAAAAGCAGAGCCATacaatttttcacgaaaaccTGAACTAAAAGATTTAGCAAAAAATCCAGGAAACACGTAAACGTACAACAagggaaaaaaataagaaaaagtcGTTTAAAAGTCAAGAGAAATACGAgaaaggagaaaaagaagaagaagctcacTTTCGgctttttttctctattctaTAGAGGTCCCAATAGAATTCAGAGGGAGAAGGAAGATGGGCTAATGAATATAGGATTAGGATGCAGAATAGACAATTCCCACCAGATGAGAGCATACCAATTTTATTCACTGTGTATATTATAAACAAATTTATTGAGTAATATGGATTTTGTGTGGCatattgaagttttgaaaattgaaatgtttgtttttgaaattaagatttttttttgataaattttggtaattaaTTGGAAactgtttccatttttttatgagaaaaaatttaaaaaaataatatagaatgttgagaaaaatttggtcaaaaattcccaaaaaatgctcaaaattatCTAAACCCTACTTATTACCTATTTACAAATTGAGTCTCAaaagatctacaaaaaatcttAGGATAATTATCATCAGAAGAATCTTGCAAATTACAGTACAGAAGCAAAAAGCttcaattaaaactaaaaatcttcAGAATTGAACAcacgaagttttttttaaaatcttatcaacaaaagtttcaatttataaaaaatatagtaACTAAAAAGTcattaaaatggaaaaagtgtAAGGTTACaaaactgaagttttttcaaaatcaaaagcGTGAAACTGTGGTCGTATCAAAATCCCCTTGAACATCACCTAGGTTTTCAAGTGGTATAGGTATACAAAAAAGAGTTAAGTAACCCGATATTTCACTCTCGCCGCGCCGCGCGGTATCGGTGACTTGTCAAAGGAGGACGAACGACACGAGAAAAAGTGTAACTAAGCATTCAAAGAGCCACTCATCAACACATGTCCACCTTAATCTCAACAGCAggtcaatttttgaggaagATTGATCGagaagttgcaaaaaaaatgaagaaaacaagcgtgaaaaatttgccgatttttcaaagGAGAAGGCGAATCCTCACTATTTGTTGACTAACCGCTAGGGAGCAAAGGAATAGCTTAGACGCAGGGAAAAAAGAGAACGAATTTGAAAGGAGACGTTGTTGCGAAAACGGGTAGGGAGAGGGAGTTggtgaagagacgcagaggcTTTGAGCGACGATGAAAGagatgaaaacaaaacaataactACTGGGAAAGACATGAATTGGAAGAAGAAGTGTGTTTGGTTGAAGGTTAACTGAGAAGTAAAGTTAGCTAGGGAAAAGGTTTTCATATTCCAATTctcttcaaaacttcaaaacaagtttcaattttacttACAAACTTCaagactgaaattttcatgttcatgAAATTtcgatctgaatttttcagtttattttttcagtacttTTGAAGATTGTAGAACTGCTATTAAAACTCTGATTTGGCagatttttggtgtttttaaagtgtaaaaaattattggttttcttttctttttttttttaactttttctaaaaacttccagaaTGTTTACCCACCTTTCAGAACCTTTGAAacatcagaaaatttcaaaaaacactgaaaatttaaaatatgcaTTGTAATAGTTTAAATAGATATTATACAAACTCAaagaccccccccccccccctctgctgctaaattttttgtattaccTATTTTTATATACATACACTCTTTCAAATGGAATATATTTCATAGTTGTGCAAGAGATGGAAATATTGCGAAAGTATCATAATGCTTTTCTAATGAATTTTATATTAGCTGTTCCTATAAGCatctcaaaattgaaagatgTGTGGTGCGTGCTGCCAGAAGCCCGGAGACCTTCAATTTATATAAAAGGACGCTGATTGACATTTGAAGCTAAATGGACAGGAAAAGTaaaggaaagaagaaaagataATTATTGGGTTTAGTCGCTGACTTTCGAGCTAAAGTTTTGTTTCATTGAGTCTTTCAGCTCAATTAATGGAAAACtccaaatgtaaaaaaaatagtaaaacttcCTGGGAGTCCAGAGGATACtccactttcaaaaaaaaaaacggcgaaaAAAAGTCCGAAAAGATATAAAGTGTCGCAAAACACATGGGAAATGGGTGATCATCTCGTTTAGTAGATTGACGAGCTCGTGTCGAAAACTTGAACATCTGCTGTCTTCTCTAGCCCAAGCAAAaaagcccccccccccccccccctataTGTTTCCCCTTGACtgcacaatttttaattggattTGATTCCACAAAGTGAAAAGAGGTTTGAAATGCGGACGAGTGAATTGAGAGAATTGTGAAGCGCGCGCGCATTGTCGATTTGTATAATATAAAcaaatttattgcaaaacGTATATATAATAGTTAGGTGCAGGAGGGGCACACCGAACGAAGTTGACCAAACATTTTAATCCgtggtatttaaaaattacgcGCGGGAAACTGAACAGGAGCTTTTCGATTAAACATAAAAGTGTTGTTCAGGCTACCTTGTTTCGCTGATCATTTCAAAAGCTTGAAAGTACAGTCTATTGGAACGAGGAACACGACATTTCGAATTGATCAGATCTTCTCCAtcattgataattttgaatcttgtacaatgtgaaaattcaaaaattaattgtgcTTTCCGggtggaatttaattttttgtgtcatAAAAACCACAAGCCAAGACTAATCCaaagaatttacaaaaaaacctgaaaaatttcgggcaaCCTACGCCTGACCTAGTCCGCGTTTCCAGAGAATGTGtcgttgacaaattttttttgaaagaccagacaatttcttcaaaaattatatcaaaacttgttttaataattcaaaaaattcattcaaatttcaaataaagccATGTTGAAAAAGATAATAAATTATCACAGATCGTGgtgtttgtgtttttttttttcaaaaaatgaaaataatatcAGAATCCTACGCAATACTTCTAACTTCTCGATTCCTCCATTTCACCGCACTCGTCTTCGATACAACCACCGTTTCCTATGCATCCACTCATCACACGGCTTTACATTCTTCCCATCGATCGCAGTGGCCATCAAGTCCAACTTCACCCCATTCAATTCTACGTCAGCGATGCATCCGACAAAGTTGTTGGAGAACAAGCCACCGGTGGCTTTGGAGATATCAGGCACCCCGCCAACGAAAATATTCCCGTCAACATTGAGCATCGCAAGGATTCCCGTGCTCCGACCGTCGACTTCACGGTAGTTGTCAATTCGCATTTGCCCTTCTCTTCCCTTTCTTTCAAATCTCACACTGTGCTCTTTTCCATCATCTACTCTTTCTTCGGAGATAAGATGCGCAGCTCCACCACCAAGTTCgtagctgaaaaataatttatttttaaattagaaatctGTTTTCAttgtcaattcaaaaaaactcacgaaaaGTGCAGATGCCCATTGACAATTCCAACTGATATATAGTCCTCCATTTGTTGAACGGTAGGACGTTGTCCTTGCCACAACAGCACACCATTTTGTTGCTCGGTTTTGAACTTGAACGCCACAATTTCATCCTTTTCAGATGTCAAATGTGGGAACTCATCTGACGAAAGCTCGATAAATGCGTCTCCGTCAAATCGAGCTGCGTGTTCGATTGGCTTGActgaaaagataatttttgtgTAGACTAACAATTAGAACAGTACATCCGGTTTTACTCTGTAAGAATATTCTAGTAGTATTATAAATTgatatgtttttatttttaattaattttggatTATGAAATAAGTGTTTATCTATACTTTGATCTCTGTCTGTCTGGCAATGTACACAAACAGTCTTCCTGCTTGCTCTGTGCCCCCTCCTCTCGTATAGGTCGTTTTTGTGAGTGAGAGGCATTTCTAGCCATAATGGCTAGCAACGGCTAATGGTCACCATCTAATCGTTTTTATCATAACGTTTTTTTGGACCACTCTTATATATTCTTACAACTggtgaatattttaaattttttaaagaatttttttgtaagtcAAAAACcccttttttccatttcaattaaaactcACAAAGGCTACAGGTTGGGCCATCATAGTAAAGTTTGCATTCACACGTATAATGCGTCATGTTTCTTGGCACACATTGTCCGTTCATTCCACACGTTGAATTTGCACAGATATTATTGGGTTCTTGAGTAGAATACACATCGCCCACGACAATCTCTTCAGAACTTGAATCTGGAGGCAGAGTACCCTCACTGTAGTCCGAATCGGAATCTAAACCGTTATCCGGGGAAACTGTGCTGATAGTGGAAatctcttcttcttcgtcgctaacatcattttctgaaaattataaaaattgtttaactttcaaattttagttccCCTATATATCATTTACCTTCAACGGGATCTGTTGGAAGAACCAGTGCTGGCTCCGCTTCCGGCTCTTCAGTGGTACTAGTCGTAGTTGTGGATGTTGTTGTTGTCTCTACCGGAATTATGATTTCTGGATCATCATCCCTTGACGTCTCATAAATGTGGTAGGGCTCCTCAGTAGTCGTCGTTGTTGGTTCTTCAGTAGTCGTGGTGGGCTCTTCAGTGGTAGTTGGCTCCTCCGTAGTAGTTGGCTCTTCAGTTGGTTCCTCTGTAATAGGCTCTTCAGTTGTAGTCGGCTCTTCCGTCGTAGGCTCCTCAATCACAGCTTCTGGTTCTTCTGTAGTCGTTGTGGTTGTTGTATCATCTTCCTCTACCGGAAACTGCGATTCCTCGCAGGACGAAATGTCACCTGACGAggacaaattttgaagatctaCGTCCTGCGAGTTGATCAGTATCTCATAGACACATCCTTGGAAGGACTGCTCTACAACATCATCGGGGGAGTTCAGACCTGGCGGAAGACCACCAATAAATATTTCTGTGCCAGGTTTCAATGTGTCAGtttcgatctgaaaatagtaatgaaaaattaaagatacaaaaaagggttgatatttttgaaactcacgGTAGAAACTTGATTTCCATCTACAGTCATTACTAGAGCATTGCCAGCCTGCCGTACTGCCACATCAATAAGCTCACCAGCTTCCAAAGTCTCACTTCTGATCTTTTGAACTTCTGCAAACTTAcaactaaatttgaattaaacgTTGACTCAAACCTTTATCAGGTCTCCGAACAGTGAGTACCACTTGATTAGCAATCAATGAAAGTGAAGTATACTGTTTAGTATTTGATCCATAATCCGATGCAAAATACATTAAGATGTGCTCATCACTATCAGCTTGCGGTCttagtttcatttttatctgaaatgtCCAAAGTTACAGTTCAGTTGAGAAAAATGGATGTACcgattcaaattttacagGTCTCTTGACAGCCAGGAAGCTGGTGTCAGATGTGAAACCCAAAGGTTGaggaatttcagttttttcttcacATCGTAGACCCGTAGTCCCCAGCGGACAGACACATTGCCAGCTTTCTTCGTTGTCCAGGCAAATTCCAGTGTTGCAACTTTCTATACTTTTAGTTAGTTAACGTtttaattaatcaaaaataacttACCATCATGACAACTATTGGATCTCCATTGACAGTATTCTCCATGGAACTCTTCGGCACATTCACAACTGAAACCATGATGATTGTTGGCGTTCCTGCAGTTGGCTCCGTTCAAGCAGAGGTTTGTGCTCGCACACGCGTCGTATTTGACCACCGAAGATGGAATACGAGCGTCACCAAGCCCAACGTTATGCCCGGAGAGTACAACTTGACTGATAATGcctgaaattatttccaaattttaaaggCACAAATACTTTAACCGTGCCTCTGAAATCATTAGCTTCATTTGTTGGCTCATGTCTTCCTCCAATGAAAACTGGCCGGTTTACTCCGGTGCTCAGACTTGGAAGTGGATTTGTATGTTGCCTTATTGTCGCGGACTCGTCATTCAGCTGAATTGTCACCTGattcttatcatttttgattttaatcaCATTCCACTCATTCGGATTTATTGGGTTGGTTGTTTCCACAATTTctgaatagttttttgtaaCTATTTTAACattaacgagaaaaaaaaattcacttacGTCTACCGTTTCCAATATCAAACTCATACAGAACAGTTCCATAGTCAGTGATTTTTGCCTCATGATGAATAGTATCGTATGGAGTAGCCAAAAGATCCCCGGAGTTGATtcgttttgtttcaaaaattattccttTTGGATTTGCAGTGTTCAAAGTGATTTCAATATCCAAATTGACAATCTCTTCATCACTAAGTGGTGGAAGTTCAATTGGCTCTCCATCGATAACCGGTATAAAATCATCAATCTGAAGATCGACGGTGGAGAAAACTGGATTTTCTTCTTTCACTATTTCACAGGtgtatctgaaattgtttataatgtttttaaattcaccTGCAGTTTAATTAGAACTTTTATAATTATAATAGTACAAAAAACTGTGTGGCTTCAGAAAGTAAAAACTTACGATCCCTCATCATCTCTATGAACAGATGGAAGCATCAGTACTCCTTGTTCCACTCGAGACCCACTAGGAAGATCTCCTTCCTCTTTTGTCCATACCACCGATTGATTTGGTTTTGTCTCAGTTTTTCCTATACAAGACAGGTAGGCTGGCTGACCAACGGTATAGACAACAGGCAAAGAGTCGGCAACAGTAAAAGTGACTTGATCTTCTGAAACGCGTAAGAACTGGTTAGAGAAGCAGGAAAGTGAGGTGGCTGAAAGGATGAGAAGAGGACGGGAAATCGTGAGGGGTGAGGCGAGAAGCTTGAGGTAAGCTTATTAGTGagctaataaattttttatagcgGTTACCTTGAGTTAGGGTTttcatggtaggcaggcgcagTTTaagggcctgacgcctgcctcaAGCTTGCCGGCCTTTCaccaaattttggaatttgtatataaatttacaaatttctaattttctgatttctatcaatttgcttttaaaaaatttgcatggCACGAATTGAGGCGAGAGGCAGGCGAAGGTCGCCTTtaggtcaggcaggcaggcctACGTCGAAGCGTTACCTTGAGTTACTTAAGCTTTATTTCGTTATATTTAGGTAAACTGGCACAtcatatcatttttttaatgaaaaaacctgaaaaaaagtaaaaagttcagttttccgactgaaaaaattctcgGGAAATTTTCTCGTTTGCAATGATATTCCGGATGCTGCCcggcaaatcaatttttctcgagCTAAccctattatttttatttttcgtttcgctgtatattttagtaaaaaaataaaaattttaagatttttagttCTCCTTTTCCAATCTTTGTAACAAGGTTGGGCGGATTTCAACAAGTCGGAacactgccggaattgaaatttccggcaaattggcagacctgcaatttgccgattttccacatatgttaacaaaaaaacttggcAAACGGCAATTACCGCCAAACCCTGCTTTGTACAcaacgttttttaaattatgaacTGCAAATCCACtaacttcagaaaaaactgcaaatttttggttCAGGACAAAACAACTCCGGTATACTTCtcacttctgaaaaattacaacaatTCACAAAACAACTCCACGTCAAACGTTTGTGATACCTTGCTagatttattgaattttatcaTCGGTacataaactcaaaaaaagttatggataATAGTTGTAAGTAAAAGTCGAAAAGgcacaaaaattatatatcaagaaaaaaacgatgaaTGTATTTTTGAGCACCACAGAGCAAGAGCCGAAGACGACAA of Caenorhabditis elegans chromosome II contains these proteins:
- the unc-52 gene encoding Basement membrane-specific heparan sulfate proteoglycan core protein (Confirmed by transcript evidence) → MLPSVHRDDEGSYTCEIVKEENPVFSTVDLQIDDFIPVIDGEPIELPPLSDEEIVNLDIEITLNTANPKGIIFETKRINSGDLLATPYDTIHHEAKITDYGTVLYEFDIGNGRQIVETTNPINPNEWNVIKIKNDKNQVTIQLNDESATIRQHTNPLPSLSTGVNRPVFIGGRHEPTNEANDFRGIISQVVLSGHNVGLGDARIPSSVVKYDACASTNLCLNGANCRNANNHHGFSCECAEEFHGEYCQWRSNSCHDESCNTGICLDNEESWQCVCPLGTTGLRCEEKTEIPQPLGFTSDTSFLAVKRPVKFESIKMKLRPQADSDEHILMYFASDYGSNTKQYTSLSLIANQVVLTVRRPDKEVQKIRSETLEAGELIDVAVRQAGNALVMTVDGNQVSTIETDTLKPGTEIFIGGLPPGLNSPDDVVEQSFQGCVYEILINSQDVDLQNLSSSGDISSCEESQFPVEEDDTTTTTTTEEPEAVIEEPTTEEPTTTEEPITEEPTEEPTTTEEPTTTEEPTTTTEEPTTTTTEEPYHIYETSRDDDPEIIIPVETTTTSTTTTSTTEEPEAEPALVLPTDPVEENDVSDEEEEISTISTVSPDNGLDSDSDYSEGTLPPDSSSEEIVVGDVYSTQEPNNICANSTCGMNGQCVPRNMTHYTCECKLYYDGPTCSLFKPIEHAARFDGDAFIELSSDEFPHLTSEKDEIVAFKFKTEQQNGVLLWQGQRPTVQQMEDYISVGIVNGHLHFSYELGGGAAHLISEERVDDGKEHSVRFERKGREGQMRIDNYREVDGRSTGILAMLNVDGNIFVGGVPDISKATGGLFSNNFVGCIADVELNGVKLDLMATAIDGKNVKPCDEWMHRKRWLYRRRVR